Below is a window of Cytophaga hutchinsonii ATCC 33406 DNA.
GATTATTCCTACACAAAAACGACCTCTGCCGGAATCAGTGTCATGCCGTATGTAACATATTATATTCCGTTGAACGATAGCAACAAAGTATATTTTTTTGTAAAGGGTTCATATAATTTCCAAAACAGTACAGGAAAAACATCTGGATATACAGAAACAACTTCATATGATGGTTCCGGAAATGTAACAAATGTAGTGCGCAGCGATGAATACGGTCCGAATAAAACAAATACTATCGGTATGCAATTAGGTATCAGCCCGGGTTTATTATTTATGCCAGGCAAAAAAATCGGTATTGAATTTTCATTGGGAAATTTACTTGGCATCAACTCAACAATCAGTAAAACAGATGATGATAATGGAAACACCAGTAAAGCAACAACAACCAATCTGGAATACTTTAACTTCAATACGTTAAGCGTAGGAACAGGTATTTATTATTTCTTCAGATAATATTTCTAGATTAATTATCTATATAACCTGGCATTCAAACATCTTGTATGCTTTAACCAACATTAACCGCTAGCTAAAGCAAAACGGCAATGAAGCAAGGCAGATCTT
It encodes the following:
- a CDS encoding porin family protein, which gives rise to MKKLFITACLLAASQNIFAQLSAGMVAVGLTSAITANKTSNEYNFNSGNPNKYYSEYVVKQSTFNVSPSVSYFLSNRFAVGAQVGYVGYANTTETTDKYNALPLTDYSYTKTTSAGISVMPYVTYYIPLNDSNKVYFFVKGSYNFQNSTGKTSGYTETTSYDGSGNVTNVVRSDEYGPNKTNTIGMQLGISPGLLFMPGKKIGIEFSLGNLLGINSTISKTDDDNGNTSKATTTNLEYFNFNTLSVGTGIYYFFR